A single Brachybacterium sillae DNA region contains:
- a CDS encoding VanZ family protein codes for MPTPTAIPPAASPGHGPRPATRAVPALLAVALQAVFYLPRVPSPAGAGQIPGLDKLVHIALFGFLVWALARFLAPVRRFPVGWVVIGAIVHAIVVELIQGALLPDRAASPGDLAADAVGIAAGLGAWAWERRVRARAGASEADAAAGGGGVRG; via the coding sequence ATGCCGACACCCACCGCGATCCCGCCCGCGGCCTCCCCGGGGCACGGTCCCCGCCCCGCGACCCGAGCCGTTCCGGCTCTCCTCGCGGTGGCGCTGCAGGCCGTGTTCTACCTGCCGCGGGTGCCCTCCCCCGCCGGTGCGGGACAGATCCCCGGTCTCGACAAGCTGGTGCACATCGCCCTGTTCGGGTTCCTGGTCTGGGCACTGGCCCGGTTCCTCGCGCCGGTGCGACGCTTCCCGGTCGGCTGGGTGGTGATCGGGGCGATCGTCCACGCGATCGTGGTGGAGCTGATCCAGGGCGCCCTGCTGCCCGACCGGGCCGCCAGTCCCGGGGATCTCGCCGCCGACGCCGTCGGCATCGCCGCGGGACTCGGGGCGTGGGCGTGGGAGCGGCGTGTCCGCGCCCGCGCGGGCGCATCGGAGGCGGACGCGGCCGCGGGGGGCGGGGGTGTCAGAGGCTGA
- a CDS encoding NAD-dependent malic enzyme, producing the protein MSTTPSVSYSITIRLEFAARSAAVSDITGTIERHGGSVTALDVSASGPERMRADITVLTAGHDHAMSVVDALRELEGVELGKVSDRTFLAHLGGKLTVESKVPIRHRDDLSMVYTPGVARVVKAIADHPEDARRLTIKRNTVAVVTDGSAILGLGDLGPLAAMPVMEGKAALFKRFANIDAFPICLDAHAVDDIVSHVKAIAPVFAGINLEDISAPRCFEIEDRLRAELDIPVFHDDQHGTAITVVAALRNALRVVDKEISQVRIVMSGAGAAGTAILRLLRAAGARDILVTDIHGIVHQGRDDLEGRLPWIAEVTNPTGRTGSLTDALEGADVFIGVSAGNILTADDIATMADRAIVFAMANPTPEIDPVEAAKHAEVVATGRSDFANQINNVLAFPGVFRGLLDARATDVSDRMLLAAAQALADVVTPAELNPTYIVPSVFHEGVTKAVASAVEKVAREEKGTVDAITGAIPAVHADEISL; encoded by the coding sequence ATGTCGACGACGCCCAGTGTGAGCTACTCCATCACCATTCGGCTCGAGTTCGCCGCCCGCTCCGCCGCGGTCAGCGACATCACCGGGACGATCGAACGCCACGGCGGTTCGGTCACCGCCCTCGACGTCTCGGCCTCGGGCCCGGAGCGCATGCGCGCCGACATCACGGTGCTCACCGCCGGCCACGATCACGCGATGTCGGTCGTCGACGCGCTGCGGGAGCTCGAGGGCGTGGAGCTGGGGAAGGTCTCGGACCGCACCTTCCTCGCCCACCTGGGCGGAAAGCTCACCGTGGAGTCGAAGGTCCCGATCCGTCACCGCGACGACCTCTCCATGGTCTACACGCCGGGTGTCGCACGCGTCGTGAAGGCGATCGCCGACCATCCCGAGGACGCCCGCCGTCTCACCATCAAACGCAACACCGTCGCGGTGGTCACCGACGGTTCCGCCATCCTGGGGCTGGGCGATCTCGGTCCGCTGGCCGCCATGCCGGTGATGGAGGGCAAGGCTGCGCTGTTCAAGCGCTTCGCCAACATCGACGCCTTCCCGATCTGCCTGGACGCCCACGCGGTCGACGACATCGTCTCCCACGTCAAGGCGATCGCCCCGGTGTTCGCCGGCATCAACCTGGAGGACATCTCTGCGCCGCGGTGCTTCGAGATCGAGGATCGCCTGCGCGCAGAGCTCGACATCCCCGTCTTCCACGACGACCAGCATGGCACCGCCATCACCGTCGTCGCCGCCCTGCGCAATGCCCTGCGGGTGGTGGACAAGGAGATCTCGCAGGTGCGGATCGTCATGTCGGGCGCCGGCGCCGCGGGCACCGCCATCCTGCGGCTGCTGCGCGCCGCCGGGGCCCGGGACATCCTGGTCACGGACATCCACGGCATCGTGCACCAGGGACGGGACGATCTGGAGGGGCGCCTCCCGTGGATCGCCGAGGTCACCAACCCCACCGGTCGCACCGGGTCTCTCACCGACGCACTGGAGGGAGCGGACGTGTTCATCGGCGTCTCCGCCGGGAACATCCTCACCGCCGATGACATCGCCACCATGGCCGATCGGGCGATCGTCTTCGCCATGGCGAACCCGACGCCCGAGATCGACCCGGTGGAGGCCGCCAAGCACGCCGAGGTCGTCGCCACCGGGCGCAGCGACTTCGCCAACCAGATCAACAACGTCCTGGCCTTCCCCGGGGTCTTCCGGGGGCTGCTCGATGCCCGCGCCACCGACGTCTCCGACCGGATGCTGCTGGCGGCCGCGCAGGCCCTCGCGGATGTCGTGACCCCGGCGGAGCTCAACCCCACCTACATCGTCCCCAGCGTGTTCCACGAGGGCGTGACGAAGGCCGTCGCCAGTGCCGTGGAGAAGGTGGCCCGCGAGGAGAAGGGCACGGTCGACGCCATCACCGGAGCCATCCCCGCCGTCCACGCCGACGAGATCAGCCTCTGA